A window of the Euzebya pacifica genome harbors these coding sequences:
- the miaA gene encoding tRNA (adenosine(37)-N6)-dimethylallyltransferase MiaA: MDGAAPGDPAVPAGPVVAIVGPTGSGKSAAAMAAVDRLHDAGLDVELVAIDAFTVYRGLDIGTATPGPEDRARVPHHLVDALDPEQDCTVRWFQQRARAVIADIAGRGAVPLLVGGSGLYYRAVVDPMLFPPTEPTVRERLEREWRHDPAAAHQHLHTIDPEAAGRIDPLNLRRTVRALEVIELTGQPFSSFHRVWGDHESIYPGLTVIGVDLDRRDLAARLERRTHDMLDHGWLEEARALRGRTLSDTASQAIGYAELFAHLDGTLSWDDAVERIVIRTRQFASKQRRWFRKDPRITWLSADDVPAAVEAAARLV; encoded by the coding sequence GTGGACGGGGCTGCACCCGGCGACCCGGCGGTGCCCGCCGGGCCGGTGGTCGCCATCGTCGGCCCCACCGGCAGCGGCAAGTCCGCGGCGGCCATGGCGGCCGTCGACCGGCTGCACGACGCGGGACTCGACGTCGAGCTGGTGGCCATCGACGCGTTCACCGTGTACCGCGGCCTCGACATCGGCACGGCCACCCCCGGTCCCGAGGACCGTGCCCGGGTGCCCCACCACCTCGTCGACGCGCTCGACCCCGAGCAGGACTGCACCGTCCGCTGGTTCCAGCAACGGGCTCGCGCGGTCATCGCCGACATCGCCGGACGGGGAGCGGTGCCGCTGCTGGTCGGCGGGTCCGGCCTGTACTACCGCGCCGTGGTCGACCCGATGCTCTTCCCGCCCACCGAGCCGACGGTCCGCGAGCGCCTGGAACGGGAGTGGCGCCACGATCCGGCGGCCGCCCACCAGCACCTGCACACCATCGACCCCGAGGCTGCCGGCCGCATCGATCCCCTCAACCTGCGCCGCACCGTCCGCGCGCTGGAGGTCATCGAGCTGACTGGCCAGCCGTTCTCCAGCTTCCACCGGGTGTGGGGTGACCACGAGTCGATCTACCCCGGCCTGACCGTGATCGGTGTCGACCTGGACCGCCGTGACCTCGCGGCCCGGCTGGAACGCCGCACCCACGACATGCTCGACCACGGCTGGCTGGAGGAGGCACGGGCCCTGCGCGGACGCACCCTGTCCGACACCGCCTCCCAGGCCATCGGCTACGCCGAGCTGTTCGCGCACCTCGACGGCACCCTGTCGTGGGACGACGCAGTGGAGCGCATCGTCATCCGCACCCGCCAGTTCGCCTCCAAGCAGCGCCGATGGTTCCGCAAGGATCCCCGCATCACCTGGTTGTCGGCCGACGACGTCCCGGCCGCGGTCGAGGCCGCCGCTAGGCTGGTCTGA
- a CDS encoding ATP-binding cassette domain-containing protein, with amino-acid sequence MSNEPNPDTAGPLLQCIGVSKHFGAVRALHEVDFEVRAGEVMALVGDNGAGKSTLIKGIAGSQPYDGGTVRFDGKDVRLDGPKDSAALGIEVVYQDLALADNLDVVANMFLGRERLSGRFLDEASMEQDCKETLASLSVTTLRSVRTPVAALSGGQRQAIAVAKAVMWNSRIVVLDEPTAALGVAQTRQVLDLVGRLSERGLGVVLISHNLHDIFEVADRITVLRLGQLVGVYERTEVSQQEIVHAITAGTLQSVPGMEEETL; translated from the coding sequence ATGTCCAACGAGCCCAATCCGGACACGGCCGGCCCCCTGCTGCAGTGCATCGGGGTCAGCAAGCACTTCGGCGCGGTCCGCGCGCTGCACGAGGTCGACTTCGAGGTACGGGCCGGTGAGGTCATGGCGCTCGTCGGCGACAACGGCGCCGGCAAGTCGACGCTGATCAAGGGGATCGCCGGCAGCCAGCCCTACGACGGCGGCACCGTGCGGTTCGACGGCAAGGACGTGCGCCTGGACGGTCCCAAGGACTCGGCGGCCCTCGGCATCGAGGTCGTCTACCAGGACCTCGCGCTGGCCGACAACCTCGACGTGGTCGCCAACATGTTCCTCGGCCGCGAGCGGCTGAGCGGCCGGTTCCTCGACGAGGCGTCGATGGAGCAGGACTGCAAGGAGACGTTGGCCTCGCTGTCGGTCACGACCCTCCGGTCGGTCCGGACGCCGGTCGCCGCCCTGTCCGGCGGACAACGACAGGCCATCGCGGTGGCCAAGGCCGTCATGTGGAACAGCCGCATCGTCGTGCTCGACGAACCGACCGCGGCGCTCGGCGTGGCCCAGACCCGACAGGTCCTCGACCTCGTCGGACGGCTCAGCGAACGCGGTCTCGGGGTCGTGCTGATCAGCCACAACCTGCACGACATCTTCGAGGTGGCCGACCGCATCACCGTGCTCCGCCTCGGCCAGCTCGTCGGCGTGTACGAGCGGACCGAGGTCAGCCAGCAGGAGATCGTCCACGCCATCACCGCCGGCACGCTGCAGTCCGTGCCCGGCATGGAGGAAGAAACGCTATGA
- the dapF gene encoding diaminopimelate epimerase, whose amino-acid sequence MHGAGNDFVLLPDLDDHLDLTADLAAALCHRQLGIGGDGAIRVGPARPGTDADAFMDYRNADGGLSEMCGNGVRTVAKYLADRQPMDVVTVDTRAGVKRVVIHRGPDGLTETCTVDMGAPVVGEVGRPVVLDDGTTATVTIVSMGNPHAVLLVDDVATAPVTTLGPRIETHPDFPEGTNVEFIAARSDGGVDGRIWERGVGETMASGTGGSAMAVAAHLNGLAARTTDVHLPGGVLRIEWTEETLFVTGPAVEVGKGVLDDAWIATATGGARTSHE is encoded by the coding sequence GTGCACGGAGCCGGCAACGACTTCGTGCTGCTGCCCGACCTCGACGACCACCTCGACCTGACCGCCGACCTGGCTGCTGCGCTGTGCCACCGTCAGCTCGGGATCGGTGGCGACGGGGCCATCCGCGTCGGCCCCGCCCGTCCCGGTACCGACGCCGACGCGTTCATGGACTACCGCAACGCCGACGGGGGCCTGTCGGAGATGTGCGGCAACGGTGTCCGCACCGTCGCCAAGTACCTCGCCGACCGACAGCCCATGGACGTCGTCACCGTCGACACGCGTGCCGGCGTCAAGCGGGTCGTCATCCACCGCGGTCCCGACGGCCTGACCGAGACCTGCACCGTGGACATGGGTGCGCCCGTGGTCGGCGAGGTCGGCAGGCCGGTCGTGCTCGACGACGGCACCACGGCCACGGTCACCATCGTCTCGATGGGCAACCCGCACGCGGTCCTCCTCGTCGACGACGTGGCGACCGCACCCGTGACCACGCTGGGGCCACGCATCGAGACCCATCCGGACTTCCCCGAGGGCACCAACGTGGAGTTCATCGCGGCACGGTCCGACGGCGGCGTCGACGGACGCATCTGGGAACGGGGTGTCGGCGAGACCATGGCCTCGGGCACCGGCGGATCCGCGATGGCCGTCGCCGCCCACCTCAACGGCCTGGCGGCCCGGACCACCGACGTGCACCTCCCCGGCGGCGTGCTGCGGATCGAGTGGACCGAGGAGACCCTGTTCGTGACCGGTCCGGCCGTCGAGGTCGGCAAGGGCGTCCTCGACGACGCATGGATCGCCACCGCCACCGGCGGGGCGAGGACGTCGCATGAGTGA
- a CDS encoding response regulator transcription factor, giving the protein MTIARTRVLVVEDDPNISDLIRANLTARGYDVVLSTDGRGVERLVDREQPDVVLLDLMLPEADGFELCRRIRARSEVGIIVISARGGESDKVRALNQGADDYMTKPFGINELLARITATLRRTRPAETATPSAQRIAVGNVVIDLEAQGVTVDDARVHLTPTEFAVLRELAVEQGKVLTHGMLLRRVWGQAYETETEYTRAYVRRLRAKLENPGCPELIITEPRTGYRLSG; this is encoded by the coding sequence ATGACCATCGCTCGGACCCGGGTGCTCGTGGTCGAGGACGACCCGAACATCTCCGACCTGATCCGCGCGAACCTGACCGCCCGCGGGTACGACGTCGTGCTGTCCACCGACGGACGGGGAGTGGAGCGCCTGGTCGACCGAGAGCAGCCCGACGTCGTCCTGCTCGACCTGATGCTCCCCGAAGCCGACGGGTTCGAGCTGTGCCGCCGCATCCGTGCCCGGTCGGAGGTCGGCATCATCGTCATCTCGGCCCGCGGCGGAGAGTCCGACAAGGTCCGTGCCCTCAACCAGGGTGCCGACGACTACATGACCAAGCCCTTCGGCATCAACGAGCTGCTCGCCCGCATCACCGCCACGTTGCGGCGCACCCGGCCGGCCGAGACGGCGACACCGTCGGCACAACGGATCGCGGTCGGCAACGTCGTCATCGACCTCGAAGCGCAGGGGGTCACCGTCGATGATGCCCGTGTGCACCTCACCCCCACGGAGTTCGCCGTCCTGCGCGAGCTGGCGGTCGAGCAGGGCAAGGTCCTCACCCACGGCATGCTGCTCCGCCGGGTCTGGGGGCAGGCCTACGAAACCGAGACGGAGTACACCCGCGCCTACGTCCGGCGGCTGCGCGCCAAGCTGGAGAACCCCGGTTGTCCCGAGCTGATCATCACCGAGCCACGGACCGGCTACCGGCTGTCCGGCTGA
- a CDS encoding sugar ABC transporter permease, whose translation MTAPIETPAFAQPANADLGSYVRAWWARTKAGDLGSLPILVGLALIVVVFGALEPVFLTSANFVNLLLQMSGIAILGIGIVFVLLIAEIDLSVAYVSAVGGVVTTLLLRPGDPGWPWWLAIAAGLAVTTFIGFLQGLVITSFGVPSFVVTLAGFLAWSGVVLILTTETSQAGTIILQDDVVLGLSNTYLPDVWGWLLALGVTGGYAAVQLLRQRSRRSLDLDAKPTTVLALQVAGLALVTGFAAFYANLDRGVPVVALVVLVFLVGWTVVASRTRFGRHVYAVGGNPEAARRAGIDVERLRITVFMISSFMAGVGGVILASRLRSVSTNTGSGNLLLEVIAAAVIGGTSLFGGRGRVISALLGALVIASVSNGMDLLGLPAGVKFVVTGLVLLAAVLVDSISKRGRAA comes from the coding sequence ATGACCGCCCCCATCGAGACCCCCGCGTTCGCACAGCCGGCCAACGCCGACCTGGGCAGCTACGTCCGCGCCTGGTGGGCCCGCACGAAGGCCGGCGACCTCGGCTCCCTGCCGATCCTCGTCGGCCTGGCGCTCATCGTCGTGGTCTTCGGTGCCCTGGAGCCGGTGTTCCTCACCAGCGCCAACTTCGTCAACCTGCTGCTGCAGATGTCGGGCATCGCCATCCTCGGCATCGGCATCGTATTCGTGCTGCTCATCGCCGAGATCGACCTGTCGGTGGCCTACGTCAGCGCGGTCGGCGGGGTCGTCACCACCCTGCTGCTGCGACCCGGGGATCCCGGGTGGCCCTGGTGGTTGGCCATCGCCGCGGGGCTGGCGGTGACCACGTTCATCGGCTTCCTGCAGGGGCTCGTGATCACCTCCTTCGGCGTGCCGTCGTTCGTGGTGACCCTGGCCGGCTTCCTCGCATGGTCCGGTGTGGTGCTGATCCTCACCACCGAGACCAGCCAGGCCGGCACGATCATCCTCCAGGACGACGTCGTCCTCGGGTTGTCCAACACCTACCTGCCCGACGTGTGGGGCTGGCTGCTGGCGCTGGGGGTCACCGGTGGGTACGCCGCCGTCCAGCTGCTGCGGCAGCGCTCGCGCCGCTCCCTCGACCTCGACGCCAAGCCGACCACGGTCCTGGCGCTCCAGGTTGCCGGCCTGGCGCTGGTCACCGGGTTCGCCGCCTTCTACGCCAACCTCGACCGAGGGGTACCCGTCGTGGCGCTCGTGGTGCTGGTGTTCCTCGTCGGGTGGACCGTGGTCGCCTCTCGCACGCGGTTCGGACGCCACGTGTACGCCGTCGGCGGCAACCCCGAAGCCGCCAGGCGTGCCGGCATCGACGTCGAGCGACTCCGCATCACCGTCTTCATGATCTCCAGCTTCATGGCGGGCGTCGGCGGCGTGATCCTCGCGTCCCGGCTGCGGTCGGTGTCCACCAATACCGGCAGCGGCAACCTGCTGCTGGAGGTCATCGCGGCAGCGGTGATCGGCGGGACCAGCCTGTTCGGCGGTCGGGGCCGGGTCATCTCGGCCCTGCTGGGTGCCCTCGTCATCGCGTCGGTCAGCAACGGCATGGACCTGCTGGGCCTGCCGGCGGGCGTCAAGTTCGTCGTCACCGGCCTGGTGCTCCTCGCGGCGGTGCTGGTCGACTCGATCTCCAAGCGCGGCCG
- a CDS encoding ATP-binding cassette domain-containing protein, translating into MSRGVLEVRNVHRRFATVDVLRGVDFVVHPDELIALVGENGAGKTTLVRCIAGALAPDHGSVVVDGRALNGTGSAPPPGLEVVWQDLALCDNLDVIDNLFLGREEGSLLGRREDEQVRARQLFDRLGVAMPAPDRPVATFSGGQRQTIALARTLVRPPALLVLDEPTGALDSAGVHAVRSLLKGMRAQRTAILLISHDLELVCEVADRVLVLRDGVISHDVRRPDLTPDLLRGCMSGLEADVLARQQLHGLRSLVDQLADVEPTDVLPLVVSAVGVALEQPRLALHLHRPRSGDGPVGEGHTALLRLGAAIGLSGPLRGHLDRLEVGGASGRPGTPLAECTSTRRPVVVPDLRDHDSPDAAALVAAGIRSMWAVPLVAGHEVLGTLSGYGTAAGGVTDEALELASLYAAQAAAAVERDRFLATVTRRNRTLETLRQVLETLAGPVGEDAGLVIALEALRVGLGAEGLALSGPDDADAREASAQEASARGPDAHEPGEQVVGHVVGEGDGGWARRTDVPLAPDAVVTRQDDGRAVLIAVVAGPERRHVLAARWAAGEAPRDGAAELLVDGAHSVLLALERRAHEAARQEATALRRSNELQRTFLSRLSHELRTPLTAIHGYADTLRQPDVAWDHSSTRRFLDTIAHESDRLGDLVTDLLDASAIEAGVLRLQLHWCELKPIIEAAVACVPTTPAEAIAVEVPDDLPPIVADHGRIEQALVNLLGNAVRHTPHGTPIRVGARMVRRPDSDVVEIVVADRGPGLPDHVAESPFVAGIRGRGDGAGLGMSITRGIVVAHGGTVGVSTGPGGTTITLGLPVEGPTEEDPGWDLDDRGGRSHHTEATR; encoded by the coding sequence ATGAGCCGAGGGGTGCTGGAGGTCCGCAACGTCCACCGACGTTTCGCGACCGTGGACGTCCTGCGAGGGGTGGACTTCGTGGTGCACCCCGACGAGCTGATCGCCCTCGTCGGCGAGAACGGTGCCGGCAAGACCACCCTCGTGCGCTGCATCGCCGGTGCGCTGGCCCCCGACCACGGGTCGGTCGTGGTCGACGGGAGGGCGCTGAACGGCACGGGCAGCGCACCGCCTCCGGGGCTGGAAGTCGTGTGGCAGGACCTCGCCCTGTGCGACAACCTCGACGTGATCGACAACCTCTTCCTCGGGCGCGAGGAGGGATCGTTGCTGGGCCGGCGCGAGGACGAGCAGGTCCGTGCACGGCAGCTCTTCGACCGACTCGGCGTGGCGATGCCTGCCCCCGACCGTCCCGTCGCTACCTTCTCGGGCGGACAACGACAGACCATCGCGCTGGCGCGGACCCTCGTCCGACCGCCGGCGCTGCTGGTCCTCGACGAGCCGACGGGGGCGCTGGACTCCGCGGGGGTGCACGCCGTCCGGTCGCTCCTCAAGGGCATGCGGGCCCAGCGCACCGCGATCCTGCTGATCAGCCACGACCTCGAGCTCGTCTGCGAGGTCGCCGACCGAGTCCTCGTCCTCCGCGACGGCGTCATCAGCCACGACGTCCGCCGACCCGACCTGACCCCCGACCTGCTGCGCGGCTGCATGTCCGGGCTCGAGGCCGACGTCCTGGCCCGGCAGCAGCTGCACGGGCTGCGCTCCCTCGTCGACCAGCTCGCCGACGTCGAACCCACCGACGTCCTGCCGCTGGTCGTCTCCGCGGTCGGGGTCGCGCTGGAACAACCGCGGCTCGCGCTGCACCTGCACCGCCCCCGGTCCGGGGACGGCCCGGTGGGGGAGGGGCACACGGCGTTGCTCCGCCTCGGCGCAGCCATCGGACTCTCCGGCCCACTCCGGGGCCACCTCGACCGGCTCGAGGTCGGGGGCGCGAGCGGCCGTCCGGGCACCCCCCTCGCGGAGTGCACCAGCACCCGTCGGCCGGTGGTCGTCCCCGACCTCCGCGACCACGACAGCCCCGATGCCGCCGCCCTCGTGGCCGCGGGCATCCGCAGCATGTGGGCCGTGCCGCTCGTCGCCGGACACGAGGTGCTCGGCACCCTGTCGGGCTACGGTACGGCCGCAGGCGGCGTGACCGACGAAGCGCTGGAGCTCGCGTCGCTGTATGCCGCGCAGGCTGCAGCCGCCGTGGAACGCGACCGGTTCCTCGCGACCGTCACCCGTCGCAACCGAACCCTCGAGACGCTCCGGCAGGTGCTGGAGACCCTCGCTGGTCCCGTCGGTGAGGACGCCGGCCTGGTCATCGCCCTGGAAGCCCTGCGGGTGGGCCTCGGCGCCGAGGGGCTGGCCCTGTCCGGCCCCGACGATGCCGACGCGCGCGAGGCCAGTGCGCAGGAGGCCAGTGCCCGCGGTCCCGACGCCCACGAGCCCGGCGAGCAGGTGGTCGGCCACGTCGTCGGGGAGGGCGATGGGGGATGGGCCCGCCGCACCGACGTGCCGTTGGCCCCCGACGCCGTCGTGACCAGGCAGGACGACGGCCGGGCCGTGCTGATCGCCGTGGTCGCCGGTCCCGAACGCCGTCACGTGCTGGCCGCCCGCTGGGCCGCGGGCGAGGCCCCCCGCGACGGGGCTGCCGAGCTGCTCGTCGACGGTGCCCACTCCGTGCTGCTCGCCCTCGAACGACGTGCCCACGAGGCCGCGCGACAGGAGGCCACGGCCCTGCGGCGCAGCAACGAGCTGCAGCGCACCTTCCTCTCACGGCTCAGCCACGAGCTGCGCACACCGCTGACCGCGATCCACGGCTACGCCGACACCCTTCGACAGCCCGACGTCGCGTGGGACCATTCCTCCACCCGTCGCTTCCTCGACACGATCGCCCACGAGTCCGACCGCCTCGGCGACCTCGTCACCGACCTGCTGGACGCCTCGGCCATCGAGGCCGGTGTCCTGCGCCTGCAGCTGCACTGGTGCGAGCTGAAGCCGATCATCGAGGCAGCCGTCGCCTGCGTGCCCACCACCCCCGCCGAGGCGATCGCCGTCGAGGTCCCCGACGACCTGCCGCCGATCGTGGCCGACCACGGCCGGATCGAGCAGGCGCTCGTGAACCTCCTCGGCAACGCCGTGCGCCACACCCCGCACGGCACGCCGATCCGCGTCGGTGCCCGCATGGTCCGGCGACCCGATTCCGACGTCGTGGAGATCGTCGTCGCCGACCGCGGACCGGGGCTGCCCGACCACGTCGCGGAGTCCCCGTTCGTCGCCGGCATCAGGGGGAGGGGCGACGGCGCTGGGCTCGGGATGTCCATCACCCGTGGCATCGTGGTCGCCCACGGCGGGACCGTGGGTGTGTCCACCGGCCCGGGCGGGACGACGATCACGCTCGGCCTGCCGGTGGAGGGACCCACCGAGGAGGACCCCGGCTGGGACCTGGACGATCGCGGTGGCCGCAGCCACCACACGGAGGCCACACGATGA
- a CDS encoding sugar ABC transporter substrate-binding protein: MARTGITRILMLLLALVVVATACSSSDDADSGADEGSDATDTTEQADDTADEGDDSGDTATAGDGSIWVLLPDSASSARWETDDRRFFEQAFDEAGVEYNIVNAEGDAQQQISQAEQAIASGASVILFVNLDSGSGAAIIDLARSADVAVIDYDRLTIEGPGADVYVSFDNVEVGRTMASVLEPAIDDLGVETPRVVMLNGGPTDNNATLFREGYAETVEPRVEAGDWELVADESVPEWDNAEALTIFEQILVDAGNDVNAVFAANDGLANSVIAARKNAGLDPFPVSGQDATVGGIQNILAGDQTMTVYKPIAAEAAAAAEAAIALLNGEDVAALADGQTINNGSADLPFIALEPVAVTADNVADTVIADGFRTWEEICVGDFEEFCPADR, encoded by the coding sequence ATGGCACGAACCGGGATCACGAGAATCCTCATGCTCCTGCTCGCGCTGGTGGTCGTCGCGACCGCCTGCAGCAGCAGCGACGACGCCGACAGCGGCGCAGACGAGGGCAGCGACGCGACCGACACCACCGAGCAGGCCGACGACACCGCTGACGAGGGGGACGACAGCGGCGACACGGCGACTGCCGGGGACGGCAGCATCTGGGTGCTGCTGCCCGACAGCGCCTCGTCCGCTCGTTGGGAGACCGACGACCGCCGGTTCTTCGAGCAGGCCTTCGACGAGGCAGGGGTGGAGTACAACATCGTCAACGCCGAGGGGGACGCCCAGCAGCAGATCAGCCAGGCCGAGCAGGCCATCGCCTCCGGCGCGTCGGTCATCCTGTTCGTCAACCTCGACTCCGGATCGGGTGCGGCCATCATCGACCTCGCCCGCTCGGCCGACGTGGCCGTGATCGACTACGACCGCCTCACCATCGAGGGTCCCGGAGCCGACGTCTACGTCTCCTTCGACAACGTCGAGGTCGGCCGCACCATGGCCAGCGTCCTCGAGCCCGCCATCGACGACCTGGGTGTCGAGACGCCCCGCGTGGTCATGCTCAACGGTGGCCCGACCGACAACAACGCCACCCTCTTCCGCGAGGGCTACGCAGAAACCGTGGAGCCGCGGGTGGAGGCCGGTGACTGGGAGCTCGTCGCCGACGAGTCGGTCCCCGAGTGGGACAACGCCGAGGCGCTGACCATCTTCGAGCAGATCCTCGTCGACGCCGGCAACGACGTGAACGCGGTGTTCGCCGCCAACGACGGCCTGGCCAACTCCGTGATCGCGGCGCGCAAGAACGCCGGACTCGACCCCTTCCCCGTCTCCGGGCAGGACGCCACCGTCGGTGGGATCCAGAACATCCTCGCGGGCGACCAGACCATGACGGTCTACAAGCCGATCGCCGCCGAGGCTGCCGCGGCCGCCGAAGCCGCTATCGCGCTGCTCAACGGCGAGGACGTGGCCGCACTGGCCGACGGCCAGACCATCAACAACGGGTCGGCCGACCTGCCGTTCATCGCCCTGGAGCCCGTCGCGGTCACCGCCGACAACGTCGCGGACACCGTCATCGCCGACGGCTTCCGGACGTGGGAGGAGATCTGCGTCGGCGACTTCGAGGAGTTCTGCCCGGCCGACCGCTAG
- the hflX gene encoding GTPase HflX, which yields MSDHTTDPSEEHDDIDETVIDTDDLATDDSMADDADLGWDVDDPASDSEGGLQIGRAQRRRLEAERIEDHAPQEGVKIFRQVDAAVIVGLHLPGETSHDVDASLDEMEQLLETAGGLTVGRVVQRRDHPDVATFLGRGKVQELKGLVGQLGADAVVFDDDLSPAQQRNLEEKLKVKVLDRTIVILDIFAQHASSSEGTAQVELAQLTYLLPRLRGWGDALSRQAGGVGVGMRGPGETQLEVDRRKLNRRITKLKRDLKGFQKIRQTKSLRRRRNKVRAAAIVGYTNAGKSTLMNAMTGADVLVADQLFATLDTTARRLDLPDGRTIVLTDTVGFVKKLPTQLVESFKSTLEDTLNADLLVHVVDASHEEAESHVLAVNRVLAEIGAGDMPRVLVLNKIDRCDPDDLVGLARTVEAHGEAVYQVSAATGDGVQALVDGIAERIPPHRKVIEALIPYARADLVARAHAGGEVLKREDRDDGTWIVANVSPKVGAELVPFATHDPWAKDDDD from the coding sequence ATGAGTGACCACACCACAGACCCCAGCGAGGAGCACGACGACATCGACGAGACCGTGATCGACACCGACGACCTGGCGACCGACGACTCGATGGCTGACGACGCCGACCTGGGCTGGGACGTTGACGACCCGGCGTCCGACAGCGAGGGCGGACTGCAGATCGGCCGTGCCCAGCGTCGCCGCCTCGAGGCGGAACGCATCGAGGACCACGCCCCGCAGGAGGGTGTGAAGATCTTCCGGCAGGTCGACGCGGCCGTGATCGTCGGGCTGCACCTGCCCGGCGAGACCAGCCACGACGTCGACGCCTCCCTCGACGAGATGGAGCAGCTGCTGGAGACCGCCGGTGGCCTGACCGTCGGCAGGGTCGTGCAACGTCGTGACCACCCCGACGTCGCCACCTTCCTCGGCCGCGGCAAGGTCCAGGAGCTCAAGGGCCTCGTCGGCCAGCTCGGCGCTGACGCCGTGGTCTTCGACGACGACCTGTCCCCGGCCCAGCAGCGCAACCTGGAGGAGAAGCTGAAGGTCAAGGTGCTCGACCGCACCATTGTGATCCTCGACATCTTCGCCCAGCACGCCTCCTCCTCCGAGGGCACCGCCCAGGTCGAGCTGGCCCAGCTGACCTACCTGCTGCCCCGCCTGCGTGGCTGGGGTGACGCCCTGTCCCGGCAGGCCGGTGGTGTCGGCGTCGGCATGCGTGGTCCCGGTGAGACGCAGCTCGAGGTCGATCGACGCAAGCTCAACCGCCGGATCACCAAGCTCAAGCGGGACCTGAAGGGCTTCCAGAAGATCCGCCAGACCAAGTCCCTTCGCCGCCGCCGCAACAAGGTCCGTGCGGCCGCCATCGTCGGCTACACCAACGCCGGCAAGTCCACCCTGATGAACGCCATGACCGGCGCCGACGTGCTGGTCGCCGACCAGCTGTTCGCGACCCTCGACACCACGGCCCGCCGGCTGGACCTGCCCGACGGCCGCACCATCGTGCTGACCGACACCGTCGGCTTCGTCAAGAAGCTGCCGACGCAGCTCGTCGAGTCGTTCAAGTCCACCCTGGAGGACACGCTGAACGCCGACCTCCTCGTGCATGTCGTCGACGCGTCCCACGAGGAGGCCGAGTCCCACGTGCTGGCGGTCAACCGCGTGCTGGCCGAGATCGGCGCGGGCGACATGCCGCGGGTGCTGGTCCTCAACAAGATCGATCGCTGCGACCCCGATGACCTGGTCGGCCTGGCCCGGACCGTCGAGGCCCACGGGGAGGCCGTCTACCAGGTCTCCGCTGCCACCGGTGACGGGGTGCAGGCGCTGGTCGACGGGATCGCCGAGCGCATTCCCCCGCACCGCAAGGTCATCGAGGCGTTGATCCCCTACGCCCGCGCCGACCTGGTCGCCCGGGCACACGCGGGCGGCGAAGTCCTCAAGCGCGAGGACCGCGACGACGGCACGTGGATCGTGGCGAACGTCTCGCCCAAGGTCGGGGCCGAGCTCGTCCCCTTCGCCACCCACGACCCGTGGGCGAAGGACGATGATGACTGA